The genomic segment ATTCATCACAATATATATTCTTTGCTCTGggattacaaatatatttgagtATGATTCTCATAAATTCTtataagttttttttcttatttcatttgGGCATTTGTGAACAGAAAATTGCATGATTATGGTTGATATGGTAATCACGGTTGTTTTAATCAGTATTGAGATGATTATTTATGATGATTATTACAGTATTCTTACTGCACAATTACATAACAGAGCATTGATCTCCCTTTAATTTTGTGCTATGTTCCTGCTGATGTGCAAAGCCAGCTGTAGGCCTCGGAGGTTTTGTTAAATCTCTAGAGGGGGCTCAAGTCTCAAGAAGTTTGGGAAGCTCTTAAATAGTAAAATGCATGACAACAGCTCATGGTTCTTTTTCTAGAATGTAGATTTTCTTAATCTGTATTTTCTCAAGCAAAGTCAATTGAAATCAGAGGGACACTACTTTGTCAGCAGTGTGTCAGGGAATTGACAACACCTATCGATGCATTATAAAATGAATAGCCTAAAACCATGAATACTACATACTTGATTTGGATTGGGTCCACTTGGTCCTTTACACTGACACGTGTGAAGTTGCCCTGCGGACTGGAGGAGCTCTGACCCCACCTGCTCTGCTGTCACACGTTCAGCATCGCTCGTGCACCTGCCACATCTCAACACCGGTGCATGACATTCTCCACTGAACACCCACAGCCATATTAACCCTGCTTTGTTGTTGAAAAGCCATCAATTCGCACTTAATCCACACTTGGTCACGTGTCCTGAGTTGACAGAGGCAATGAAAACAGCCGAAAGCAAATTACACTCACTTCCCGTCCCATGCATATTCTCCTGGTaacttgtttttctgcaggaaaGCGTTGAAACCACCTTGTCTTTCGGCTTCAGTGAAGTCACCTCACAGCACAGCTACGTTCTGTGTGCTACTAACCCACAGCTTGACCATAAAGCTCTGGCTTTAAGCTGCTTTGCCCTCATTCTCCAGCACCTCAGGGAACAACAGCACAGACAGTAAACATGTCCTTCGTATGAAAACATTCAGGGTAAACACTGTGAGCAGATGTGACGGGGACTTACCTGCAATgactgtgttgttgtctttccagAAGTTTGCTGCATTTTCTTCCCTCAGAATTGACAGGAGGTGCGAGGAAAGGTACTTGTGATGCGTTCGAGGGCTCATTGTGAGCTCCGATTTACCACACCCGACCAGCAGCGAATGCAATCAATCTCgcctttgtttaaaaaattaaattaaagtgaATTGCCCAACAATTAAACACGCATACTCTCATTACTTTAACAACATAAATACTAAACATGAATAAAGTTTATAACATGTGTTTATACTAACGCTTGAGaaggttttaaactcttttttcagtgtttcacaaAATGTCTCTATTCTCAAAAATTAAGTTTTAATCGGTCTGTACATATGATGTGTGGATAAATTCAATATGCATTATTTTGTGggtttttaaatatgaattgttCCAATGGTACTTGAATGCAGCATCAGTGTAAACTGGACAGCAGTGACCCCTCCTGGTGTTTTGACATAGAACATAGGATGCAGTTACAGTTAAATTATACTTAACCTgcaaaggttttattttcatgtgttatatttcattttactgAATCGATTGTGTAGGTTTCTTTGCTTGACTTttctttataattgtttttctggTTTGTTAGTGTGATTCTAGTTGCCCCAATTTGTTCCTTCCATGTTGCATCAGACACATGTAATTATCCAAATTATCAAACATAAGCATATCCTATTGATTTGGTTTACAATGTGATATAACTCCCAGCAGGAGGTTTTTTCCAGTACGTCTGACCGTGACAGGCAAAATCTGGACATGTTGCAAGTTACACTCCactgactttgattaaatttggCCTCCTGTAGCACAattaggaaaaacaaaacaatgagaatcACACACAACATGGAGACCGAACCACATCAGAGTCCTTACGCTTTGCTGCTTAACAGGCCCACTAAGGTACTGGTGCCTAAACGCAGCATCTGCCTCTTTGAATACGGACTGTGTTTTGTCAGTAATGATAGTGTTGGTGTAGCAGAGGGAAGTATGAATAAATCAAAGCAATACTGTACATTGGTTTGACTATATTTATAGAAAAGCTTTCAAGAAATgctgcaaaacattttttacacagTTTCTTCCCAATACAGTGAATATAGAGGAAATTGCAACACCTCCAAACCCCTAAAAGCCTAGTAAAGCTAAATACACTTACACATGTGATATCTTTTGAGGaaataaacacactgaaacTGTCCTACTGAAATTTGATGGCTGATCCCAGAACCTCTCATTTTCACCCCTTAAGCCGATTCTACGTGATGCAGCTTGAAAAGATTTCCgtttaaatcaacacaaatgcagtcaaagatggaaagaaaatatatctacagtaaaacacaaaagaaaactgGAGCTTCACAGCCAGGACTTCTTGCCTCTTCCCATCTTCGCCATATTGTGCTGTCTAGTTTTGGCGCGCTCCTTCTCATCGACGTTTCTCTTCGACGTGCACTCCAGCGTAGAGTCCGTCTCGAAGGAGATGGCCGGGCCCTGGTTGGGGACGCCGCCGGTCTTGTCGCACGACGTGGCGGGTGAGGTCTGCAGGACGACCCGGCCTCGCAAGGAGTGCTTGAGCTCCAGCAGCAGTGGGTTGTGGTCGGAGTACAGCTCCACCTGCATGGGGTCCCTGTTGGTGTCGCAGCACGTGCAGCAGGCGGAGAAGAGCACCCGGAAGATGTAGATCCAGCCCAGATAATGCAGCTCCACAATGTTCAAGATGAAGCAACCGAGGCTGACACTGAACATGAAGTTGAGAAAGATGGTTTTCTCCGTGGCTCGAGACACGAAGCAGTCAGTTCGGTTCGGGCAGGGGTAGGTTTCACAGCGGAAAAGGTGCGGGACCTCGAATCCAAAGAGGTAATACTGCCCAATGAGGAAGATTATCTCCATGATGGAGCGCAGCAGCACATGGATGATGTAGATGAGCAGCACTTGGCTGGAGAGCTGGGTCGGGTCCTTCCCTACttccttcatttcctcctccagctgaccCTTCTCCTCACACTCGCCCTTCCCAGAGCTCCAGGCCTCATTTGGGCTGTAATGGCCGCCGCCCTCCTTACCTGCCTCCACATGTCTGCCCCTCTCGAGGGCAGGTGAGGACCTGGACACCACTTCGatcttcttcacctccaccttttCATTCTTGGTGATTTTTTGCAAGACGTAGACAATGTAGAAAATCGAGGGCGTGGATACGAGGACGATCTGAAAGACCCAGAATCGCAAGTGGGAGACCGGAGCGAAGGTGTCGTAGCACACGTTGTTGCACCCGGGCTGGAGGGTGTTGCAGGTGAACTTGGACTGCTCGTCGCTGTAGACGGCGTCGCCCACCAGGGCCACGAGCAGGATGCGGAAGATGAGCAGCATGGTCAGCCAAATCTTACCAATGACTGTGGAGTGGTTTTGAACCTCTGTTAGGAAGCGGCCAAGAATGGACCAGTCTCCCATTTCTGTGGAAACACGACAGTCAATACATTAGTTACACTCGTCAGTCATGTTTCTTTTCATTGATCAATACCTCATCTATGTTCAAAGTGTAGAGGTTACTAATACACCCCGTGCTCCTCAGAAAGGTGCCGAAATTTGACCCAGCAGGAAGCAGGTGCATGAAACCAGATGTATCTGCCAATGTGTGACGTTCACATATTATCTGAATTTAAATATTGCCATGGAGAGCTTTCGTAACAACCGTAAAGACCATAAAATAGCTTTCTCAGTGTGTCATCAACTCTTGTTCGTATGTCACAATCTAGCAATCTAGAATTGATACGGTCATAATATTATAAAATCCGTAGTAAGCTGTTTGTTTCAGTAAAGAAAGGCTAAAAAAAACAcgagtatataaaaacattctcATATTACCCATTAACTAACTTAATTCAACgtttcattttgaaattaaccagaaaaatacattttaaaagataaacgAGCCAAAAACATTATCAGCTCTACAATGTTTGTTCTTTCCCGGAGGTGTTTACCTTTGGAGAGTCTGCGTCTTCCTTATCCGAAGCTGGAAAATTATCAGAGGAAGCAATCTGCATAGCTGTATTTTCAAGTGGAGCTCATTGCCGAATGTTGTTGTATCTTGTGAGCTGGATGAGAGAGAGCAGAATGGGCTGACCACACATATTCCCTAACTCTAACTGAAACGTTCATTGCACTGTATGTGAATAAAGGCTTTCAATGTACAGTGGGACAAAGATTGAAATGCACAATGGGGGCACCTTCCCTGAACAGCCATTCACGGACGAGCAGAGGGTTCAGGGAAGCTACTGGAAAGAGTGGGGACAATATACTGGCACATGCGTGgatctgttttcactttgattTCGGAGCTGAAATACACGGTTTCGAGTTCCCAGAAGGTTTTTTCATACGTTTGTCTTAATGGAGGCTCTTTAATGACCTTCAAATTATAATGTGAAGAACCCCTGCAGCACTGTAAATCAATTTTCCTCTATTGTAATGAAGTTTTACAATTCAGTGAAAGACATTCTGAAACAATGAGGCAAAAGCTGGAAATTCCTCTTtggaaaactaaaaaagaaagtTTCAATGGAACCACTAAATTCACTTGATCTGTAGGTTTGTTTGTTGATACAAATTCACACACTTGTAAATAGCAGTTTCCTTAAACATGCctgattatttaatttcttttattaCGACCCATGAGAAAAACAAGGACAATTTTGAAAAATGCTTTATATCCTGatgttaaacaaagtgaaagGAAATCCGTTGATCCACCCCCAGATCTGGATTTGCACCACAAATGTAACAGGTTCTTTAATGACACATgccgcatccttccaccaggttttgtgcTCATCCATCCAGTAGGTTCTGAGTCATGtagctcacaaacaaacacacttttaaaaacaatcaacacacagacagggattAAAATAGAATCTCCTTTTGTGGAGGTAAACTCTCCCCTGGTGGCTCTGCACATTAGGGATAGTTATATGTGAGGGCTGGAGAGAAACCTCTTTCTTTAGCTGAGGGCTATGCTCCACTTGATTTGAGAAACAGGGATAAGAAATCCCTTTATCATTAATTGGTGCTATATCGGAGAAAAATGCTACAAGGTTGTCATTGGAATAACGATGTTATATTTGGCTGATACAGCGGTCCAATAGTcataatgcaaaataaataacGACAAATAGTGACATGCTTGTCTAAGTGTGCAATGTGCACATTATCTGTTGCTGCCAAAGGCCGGGTTGCTTTGGTGACCTCAGGTCTTGTGCTGCCTTAAACTAAATGTTGCAATCTCATAGACTATCATTTCAAATTATAGGAGATAAGAAAAGGGAAGTTATCTGTATGAAGCTGCAGTATTCAGGCGTCCCCAAGTGTGAATGAAAGATGTTTCAATGACATGACAatgaaacatttgtgtgtgtctgttatctGAGCTTTGGTACTCATGAAGGTCATCTGGCATCACCCATTGTTCTTGTAACTCCAGAGCCTCTGTACTTGTGTACTTTTCGGTCTCAGCTGTCCACAGAATTGAAAGTGTCACTTGACCACACATCATCATATTGTATTCCCGGTACTGTCTGCCTGCGTTCTGAAAGGCTTGTCACATAGACGGTGGTTATGTATTGATGTCCATGAGAAAATGCCGTCATAGTTTCTTTAAACGCTCATTTGCGAAAGACCTTTGAGACAGATGCGAAACATCAGGATAACAcaatgcagatgtgtgtgtttcctgtgtgtgtcagttgctATTCGTTCTCAGGGTTGACTCCCTTACATGTTAGTTGatcatttgtcaaactgaaagATTTGGTTAACCACAGTGAAGGACAACAATGCGTGTACTCGTGAGATTAGTAATAAACAAACCCACATGTAGAACAATTATTCTGACAGGATATGGTTTGCGTAATGTTGAGCCGCATCCCTTCCTATCTCCTGAgaagaaaattaattaattaatatttttaagaaataagtAACCTCAATGTGTCAACAATGAAGTGTGAGGGATAATGAACATACACAAATAGAGTAGAAACAATTTCATgggctttatttttaaatgaaaaacaatggggAGAGACTCATTCatcatatttacttttttattttttaaatagaacatgtgtttttattgatataCAATACTGTTTTTTATATGACGCAAGTGTTGTTCTGGTGCAATGTTGGATATTTTTAAGTGCACTGCAGCCAATCCGCGTAATTTACGAGCTCTGGcgtattcattcattcacagccCATGAATGAAATTGAACACGCGGATCCTTTCTTGCTCCGTTTAAACTGAAACATGTCACATCACAGGAATAAGAtaacatctttgtgttttgaaaggaaaacaaacaacttcCCGGTTTCATTTTCTCATTCAGAAGAAAGATGAGTGTTACTGAAACAGTCATAAACGCACCACATGCGTCAGTAGGCCACTATAACAAATGCCCCTCGCGGAATCGGCGATAACACAGTGTGGGGGTGTTTGACAAATCGAACCAAATTAAAGCCGTTTCGTGATTGCAGCACAATCATCCACATAACATCAAACAATAACGTGTAATTCATTTTAATCCTAAAAACGTTACTTTACACACTAATGTTTTAAAAGCAGCCTAGATAAAACAAGCTTTCATCACAACAAACTACATTTAAACCCGCCCCCCCTGACTGGTGCGCGTAGTGGTTCGGCCCTCGAGGTAACCGGAAGTTGTTTCAGCTGCCATGTTTGGTTGCTTTGTTGTAGGCTTCTACCAGGTTTCCTACAGAATTAGTAAGTGTGGAAATGGAGCCGAGCTGGAGTACGTTTCTTTTCCAAGTAAGTCCACTCTCATCCGGGCGGGGGGGAAACCGGGGCGGCTCGCCGAGCAACCTTTCACTCGCGTCGGGGTTTTGCGCGTTGGCGGCAAAAGCAGTTTTTAAAACGAGTAAAGCCAGGAGCAAGTCACCCCCGAGCAAAACAATGGCATATGAATCCAGGCTTCCAGCTGTGAGGCTCGGGAATGACGctagaacaaaaaaatcaattcaTCCGAACCAGTTTATTCGATAAAGACGACGATCGCGTGCATGGTTCTTTGTCCGAAACACAAGCTATATCGGCGGTGAATGTGGGGGTTTGTGAAGTTTGTTGGCCAAGTCGGAGCCAGGGAAAACATGCGAGTCCGCTGGAAGTGGCGATAAAGCTGGACCCGCCgtcgctgctgcagctgcaccgtTAAAGCCAAGCGAGAGCTGTTTTTTCTCCCCCGCCGAGGAAGGCTTCGGTCGGACTCTTGTTAGTGAGACCCGGGCGATCGCTCTCCCGGTAGACGCGGTGCACCCCACGGATGGGTTCGGGTTCCGAGTGGATCGCGTCGGTAAATGTTGAATACGCGCTTTGAGACGCTGAGATTTACCGACGACGACTCGCAAGTCCGCGGTGAACTTTCCGCTCGCCTCCTCCAGGTCCACGGCGACTAGCCAAGTTGGCTAACGGTGTTTCGGCTGCCCTCATCAAAACTCGCTAGCTCATTTAGCTTAATTCGGGCGAGGCTGCTTGCAATCAtcggcaacaacaacaacaataaaaaaaaaaacatcgtTCCCCGACTTGTTAGCACAGCTCGGTTTTCATTAACTCTATTTATTCCGGTTACCGCGGCGGAAAGGAACGCGAACTACGAAGCTAACACGAGAAGCTTGATTAGAAATTAGCAACGACATTACgcaattatataaatatatatatgaatctATATCCCAGTGAGTAAAGTGGGTGCAGCGGTTGGGAGCGATGGCCTGATCTGACACGGTTAACTGTTGGTGTAAAGATGGAAGGCTATTGTTCCAGACATGAATGAAACATCTTATTCCCATGGCCTTTCGTAGCATGGCAGAATTAAGCCCAGTGTAACCATGGGAGACCGAAGACCCCGGATATTAAACGGAAAGGCTATATTTTAAATGATGGAGGGTTTTCCCGCGGATTCCACTGATGTTTTTCACATGTTGTTTACTCAAGCTTATAATTAGAATAGAAACGTAtccctaaaataaaaaaaaaaatcgacatTTAGCAGTCGCAGGTGCATTACCAAGTcgtaaatcacattttttttgtggattattatttcatttgctACAAACGCCTCACGGGAACTAAACTTCCTCAATGAGCTTTGCAGTTCTAGTCACATAATACCTTTTTTATAATACTGCACCCAGTCGCAGTCTACGTCCCCAAAAAGAACAGCAGAGTTGGTgttcaatttaatatttttatattgagTTGACTGTATCAAACTAAGAGAGTCAGGTGCAGATGTCTTGTTGGCAGCCGGCCTTTATGATAGTTTTGGTGAATATGTGCCCTCTTTAAAATGAAGGGTCTAATTTGGATCTCTAACCATCTTCTGCACCTGCTTTATCGATCCTGAAACATATTAAAGTGCAGATAAAACCCACAAATGAATGTGCTCCCTGCTTTGGTGTAATGCAATTATTGGCTAAGAAGAACATGAATGGTGCACCATGGGATGC from the Platichthys flesus chromosome 15, fPlaFle2.1, whole genome shotgun sequence genome contains:
- the LOC133969303 gene encoding gap junction delta-2 protein-like encodes the protein MGDWSILGRFLTEVQNHSTVIGKIWLTMLLIFRILLVALVGDAVYSDEQSKFTCNTLQPGCNNVCYDTFAPVSHLRFWVFQIVLVSTPSIFYIVYVLQKITKNEKVEVKKIEVVSRSSPALERGRHVEAGKEGGGHYSPNEAWSSGKGECEEKGQLEEEMKEVGKDPTQLSSQVLLIYIIHVLLRSIMEIIFLIGQYYLFGFEVPHLFRCETYPCPNRTDCFVSRATEKTIFLNFMFSVSLGCFILNIVELHYLGWIYIFRVLFSACCTCCDTNRDPMQVELYSDHNPLLLELKHSLRGRVVLQTSPATSCDKTGGVPNQGPAISFETDSTLECTSKRNVDEKERAKTRQHNMAKMGRGKKSWL